The following are encoded together in the Raineyella sp. LH-20 genome:
- a CDS encoding 16S rRNA (uracil(1498)-N(3))-methyltransferase: MTDPVFLHEFAASPALGDVVTLAGEEGHHAAAVRRVKVGETVVLSDGAGRGIRGEVAAVAKKSIDVRVDALLNAPRPAVRWVVAQALAKGGHDEQAIDMMTQAGVAEVVPWQSARAIVRWAGDRAVKGAEKWRRTVREAAKQSRRLWVPEVHEVVDTAGLAMLVGTVDAAYVLHESADRWLASLDLPRTGSVLLVVGPEGGIAPDELDALVAAGAVPVLVNDGVLRSSSAGIVGLAQAQAMVARANG, from the coding sequence GTGACCGATCCCGTCTTCCTGCACGAGTTCGCCGCCTCTCCCGCCCTCGGTGACGTCGTCACCCTGGCGGGGGAGGAGGGCCATCACGCGGCCGCGGTCCGCCGGGTCAAGGTCGGTGAGACCGTCGTGCTCTCCGACGGCGCCGGCCGCGGGATCCGCGGCGAGGTGGCGGCGGTCGCCAAGAAGAGCATCGACGTACGGGTCGACGCGCTGCTGAACGCCCCGCGTCCGGCGGTCCGCTGGGTCGTCGCCCAGGCCCTCGCCAAGGGCGGCCACGACGAGCAGGCGATCGACATGATGACCCAGGCCGGAGTGGCCGAGGTCGTGCCGTGGCAGTCCGCGCGCGCCATCGTCCGGTGGGCCGGCGACCGGGCGGTCAAGGGCGCGGAGAAGTGGCGGCGTACGGTCCGCGAGGCGGCCAAGCAGTCCCGCCGGCTGTGGGTGCCCGAGGTGCACGAGGTGGTCGACACCGCCGGCCTGGCGATGCTGGTCGGCACCGTCGACGCGGCGTACGTGCTGCACGAGTCGGCCGACCGGTGGCTGGCCTCCCTGGACCTGCCGCGCACCGGCAGCGTGCTGCTGGTCGTCGGCCCCGAGGGCGGCATCGCCCCCGACGAACTGGACGCCCTGGTGGCGGCCGGCGCGGTGCCGGTGTTGGTCAACGACGGTGTGCTGCGCAGTTCGAGCGCCGGCATCGTCGGACTGGCTCAGGCGCAGGCGATGGTGGCCCGGGCGAACGGCTGA
- the cysT gene encoding sulfate ABC transporter permease subunit CysT, with product MTEVAAAAQDRAPRRPRGTRKHRGPVLVSTLDRVSGTGLGIALIWFSLLVLLPLTAVLVKAAEGGWGAYWAALRDPQTAAAIGLTVVVALIITAINVVIGTLVAWVLVRDDFPGKRILEIVIDLPFALPTIVAGLVLLSLYGPQSPLGLNWANTRMAVALAFLFVTLPFVVRTVQPVLLEMEPEAEEAAASLGAGPLTVFRRIVLPSLVPAVTSGAAMSFARALSEFGSLVLLSGNLPMHTEVAAVRILGYIEGDNLHSAAAVASVLLLVALVAIVLLDVFSRRVTHHDD from the coding sequence GTGACCGAGGTCGCCGCCGCAGCGCAGGACCGGGCCCCGCGTCGCCCCAGGGGCACTCGCAAGCACCGGGGCCCGGTCCTGGTCAGCACCCTGGACCGGGTCTCCGGGACAGGGCTGGGCATCGCCCTGATCTGGTTCAGCCTGCTGGTGCTGCTCCCGCTCACCGCGGTGCTGGTCAAAGCCGCCGAGGGCGGTTGGGGCGCCTACTGGGCCGCGCTGCGGGACCCACAGACCGCGGCCGCGATCGGCCTCACCGTGGTGGTCGCCCTGATCATCACGGCGATCAACGTGGTCATCGGCACCCTCGTCGCCTGGGTGCTGGTCCGCGACGACTTCCCGGGCAAGCGGATCCTGGAGATCGTCATCGACCTCCCGTTCGCGCTCCCGACCATCGTCGCCGGCCTGGTGCTGCTCAGTCTGTACGGACCGCAGTCGCCGCTGGGCCTCAACTGGGCGAACACCCGGATGGCGGTGGCACTGGCCTTCCTCTTCGTCACGCTCCCCTTCGTCGTGCGGACGGTGCAGCCGGTGCTGCTCGAGATGGAGCCGGAGGCGGAGGAGGCCGCCGCCTCCCTGGGGGCCGGTCCACTGACCGTCTTCCGCCGGATCGTCCTGCCGAGCCTGGTGCCGGCCGTCACCTCCGGCGCGGCGATGTCGTTCGCCCGGGCGCTGTCCGAGTTCGGTTCGCTGGTGCTGCTGTCCGGCAACCTCCCGATGCACACCGAGGTGGCCGCCGTCCGCATCCTGGGCTACATCGAGGGCGACAACCTGCACAGCGCGGCGGCGGTGGCCTCGGTGCTGCTGCTGGTGGCCCTGGTGGCGATCGTCCTGCTCGACGTCTTCTCCCGGAGGGTGACCCACCATGACGACTGA
- a CDS encoding sulfate ABC transporter permease subunit, translating into MTTDTSVRTAGAAVRPGRHTTPRTMPSGRPWSRYLLRAVVVLYLALLVIWPVLLVGTRTFSHGVGPVLAAVRDPALVFAFQLTLVSALWAVALNTVFGVGISLLLVRHRFPGRRVLSALVDLPMSVSPVVVGLALLLVYGGTTGWFGPFLKDAGLQIIYAPPGIVLATTFVCLPLVIREVVPVLIEAGTDAEQAAESLGAGPWQVFTLITLPTIKWAVVYGVVLSFARALGEFGAVKIVSGGVAFRTQTATLLVEERYQQFGVANATTAYTAALLLTVIALVALIVVAVLRPSQENRA; encoded by the coding sequence ATGACGACTGACACCTCGGTACGGACGGCCGGCGCCGCCGTACGCCCCGGACGCCACACCACGCCGCGTACGATGCCGTCCGGGCGCCCCTGGTCGCGCTATCTGTTGCGGGCCGTCGTCGTCCTCTATCTGGCGCTGCTGGTGATCTGGCCGGTGCTGTTGGTCGGGACCCGGACGTTCTCCCACGGCGTCGGCCCGGTGCTGGCCGCCGTGCGCGACCCGGCGCTGGTGTTCGCTTTCCAGCTCACCCTGGTCTCGGCGCTGTGGGCGGTGGCCCTCAACACGGTGTTCGGCGTCGGCATCTCGCTGCTGTTGGTCCGGCACCGGTTCCCGGGGCGCCGGGTGCTGTCGGCTCTCGTCGACCTTCCGATGTCGGTCTCCCCCGTGGTCGTCGGCCTGGCCCTGCTGCTGGTCTACGGCGGGACCACCGGGTGGTTCGGCCCGTTCCTCAAGGACGCCGGCCTGCAGATCATCTACGCCCCGCCCGGCATCGTCCTCGCCACCACCTTCGTCTGTCTGCCGCTGGTGATCCGCGAGGTGGTGCCGGTGCTGATCGAGGCCGGCACCGACGCCGAGCAGGCCGCCGAGAGTCTGGGCGCCGGCCCGTGGCAGGTCTTCACCCTGATCACCCTGCCCACCATCAAGTGGGCCGTCGTGTACGGCGTCGTGCTGAGCTTCGCCCGGGCGCTCGGCGAGTTCGGCGCGGTGAAGATCGTGTCCGGGGGTGTGGCGTTCCGCACCCAGACCGCCACCCTGCTGGTCGAGGAGCGCTACCAGCAGTTCGGGGTGGCCAACGCCACCACCGCCTACACCGCGGCCCTGCTGCTCACGGTGATCGCCCTGGTGGCGCTCATCGTGGTGGCGGTGCTGCGCCCGTCCCAGGAGAACCGAGCATGA
- the dnaJ gene encoding molecular chaperone DnaJ yields the protein MSKDYYEILGVGRDADAEAIKKAYRKRAMKVHPDVAQTDDAAEQFKELNEAYEVLKDPQKRAVYDRGGDPMGHGGMGGGFGGMGGFGGAGGFDFTDLIGSMFGQATSRGPRSRVRKGQDALVGMGLTLAEAAFGATKPLQVDTAVLCSRCSGSGSAEGNAPVTCRTCHGSGEITQVQRSFLGDIRTSSPCPTCRGYGTVIPDPCPECSGEGRVRTTRTLNVKVPAGVDTGNRIHLAAQGEVGPGGGPAGDLYVELQVAPHENFVRKGADLETVVRVPMTAAALGTSVKVPTLDAEVEGASPEESLVDVEIPAGTQSGTRVTVRGKGVPKLRSNGRGDLGVTFLVQTPTKLDPEQRELLHQLADLRGEHEVKLGHAKEKGFFGKLRDAFEG from the coding sequence ATGAGCAAGGACTACTACGAGATCCTGGGCGTGGGCCGGGACGCCGACGCGGAGGCGATCAAGAAGGCCTACCGCAAGCGCGCCATGAAGGTGCACCCCGATGTCGCCCAGACCGACGACGCCGCCGAACAGTTCAAGGAACTGAACGAGGCGTACGAGGTGCTGAAGGACCCGCAGAAGCGGGCCGTGTACGACCGCGGTGGGGACCCGATGGGCCACGGCGGGATGGGCGGCGGCTTCGGCGGGATGGGCGGCTTCGGCGGTGCCGGCGGCTTCGACTTCACCGACCTGATCGGGTCGATGTTCGGCCAGGCCACCTCGCGCGGTCCGCGGTCCCGGGTCCGCAAGGGCCAGGACGCGCTGGTCGGGATGGGTCTCACCCTCGCCGAGGCGGCGTTCGGCGCCACCAAGCCGCTCCAGGTCGACACTGCGGTGCTCTGCTCGCGGTGCAGCGGCTCCGGCTCGGCCGAGGGCAACGCCCCGGTCACCTGCCGCACCTGTCACGGCAGCGGCGAGATCACCCAGGTGCAGCGCTCCTTCCTGGGTGACATCCGCACCTCCTCGCCCTGCCCGACCTGCCGTGGCTACGGCACCGTGATCCCCGATCCGTGCCCGGAGTGCTCCGGTGAGGGGCGGGTCCGCACCACCCGTACGCTCAACGTGAAGGTGCCCGCCGGGGTGGACACCGGCAACCGGATCCACCTGGCGGCCCAGGGCGAGGTCGGCCCCGGCGGCGGCCCGGCCGGCGACCTCTACGTCGAGCTGCAGGTCGCGCCGCACGAGAACTTCGTCCGCAAGGGCGCCGACCTGGAGACCGTCGTCCGGGTCCCGATGACCGCCGCCGCGCTGGGCACCTCGGTGAAGGTGCCCACCCTGGACGCCGAGGTGGAGGGTGCCTCCCCGGAGGAGTCGCTGGTCGACGTCGAGATCCCGGCCGGCACCCAGTCCGGCACCCGGGTCACCGTCCGCGGCAAGGGCGTGCCGAAGCTACGGTCCAACGGACGCGGCGACCTGGGCGTCACCTTCCTGGTGCAGACCCCGACCAAGCTGGACCCCGAACAGCGCGAGCTGCTGCACCAGCTGGCCGATCTCCGCGGCGAGCACGAGGTCAAGCTCGGCCACGCCAAGGAGAAGGGCTTCTTCGGCAAGCTGCGTGACGCCTTCGAGGGCTGA
- the hrcA gene encoding heat-inducible transcriptional repressor HrcA → MLDDRKLTVLRAIVTDYVSSQEPVGSKALVERYRLGVSPATVRNDMAVLEDEGYIAQPHTSAGRIPTDKGYRLFVDQIGEIKPLSVAERRAIETFMSGAIDMDDVVARTVRLLARLTHQVAIVQYPVVSSTVVRHVDLIRLSGDDLMLIAVTSNGRVEQHTLALSVDEPLLAEIRTKLAAAVVDRSTQRAIEALGTVDEEFRPEDRPAARVAVSTLLELLGTPPSTRVVVGGVPNLARFASEFESTVGPVLEALEEQVVLLKLLGEAATSDDVLVRIGEENPYQGLQSTSMVASAYGSQQDVWATLGIVGPTRMDYPSMMASVRAVARYVGRFLA, encoded by the coding sequence ATGCTCGACGACCGCAAGCTGACCGTGCTGCGCGCCATCGTCACCGACTATGTCTCCAGCCAGGAGCCGGTCGGATCGAAGGCGCTGGTCGAGCGCTACCGACTGGGCGTCTCGCCCGCCACGGTCCGCAACGACATGGCCGTCCTGGAGGACGAGGGCTACATCGCCCAGCCGCACACCAGCGCCGGCCGGATCCCGACCGACAAGGGATATCGGCTGTTCGTCGACCAGATCGGCGAGATCAAGCCGCTGTCGGTCGCCGAACGACGGGCGATCGAGACGTTCATGTCCGGTGCGATCGACATGGACGACGTCGTCGCCCGGACCGTACGGCTGCTGGCCCGGCTCACCCACCAGGTCGCGATCGTCCAGTATCCGGTGGTGTCCTCCACCGTGGTCCGCCACGTTGACCTGATCCGGCTCAGTGGCGACGACCTGATGCTGATCGCGGTGACGTCGAACGGCCGGGTCGAGCAGCACACCCTGGCGCTGAGCGTGGACGAGCCCCTGCTCGCCGAGATCCGTACGAAGCTGGCGGCCGCCGTCGTCGACCGCTCGACCCAGCGGGCCATCGAGGCGCTGGGGACGGTCGACGAGGAGTTCCGCCCGGAGGATCGGCCGGCGGCCCGGGTCGCCGTCTCCACCCTGCTGGAGCTGCTCGGCACTCCGCCGAGCACCCGGGTGGTGGTCGGCGGGGTGCCCAATCTGGCCCGGTTCGCCAGCGAGTTCGAGTCGACCGTCGGCCCGGTGCTGGAGGCGCTTGAGGAGCAGGTGGTGCTGCTCAAGTTGCTCGGCGAGGCCGCGACCTCCGACGATGTGCTGGTCCGGATCGGGGAGGAGAACCCCTACCAGGGTCTGCAGTCCACCTCGATGGTGGCCAGCGCCTACGGCAGCCAGCAGGATGTCTGGGCAACCCTCGGTATTGTCGGACCGACCCGGATGGACTATCCGTCGATGATGGCGTCGGTGCGAGCTGTCGCACGCTACGTGGGCCGTTTCCTGGCCTGA
- a CDS encoding FAD-binding and (Fe-S)-binding domain-containing protein — translation MTTTATAHDHPTLLGSAGMYSDSEFDRRALAHDASHYLVVPQIVATPRSADDIGALFRTARAGGLPLTFRSGGTSLSGQAQGRGILADTRASFRGIEVLDDGARVRVQPGATVRAVNTVLRPYGRKIGPDPASEVACTIGGVVANNSSGMACGTEFNTYRTLESMVLVLPSGTVLDTGAPDAEEKLRRLEPALYAGLDGLRDRVRSRKDSVDTIRQQFSMKNTMGYGLNSFLDHDRPVDILAHLMIGSEGTLGFVAEATLRTVEVLPQVTTGLMVFDTIDRAMTALPDLVASGFATVELMDSVSLRVAQTLSGSPRAITDLHVKDHSALLVEFHGHTQQELADKIAAARPVTDALDLAVPFGMAQDARKAAELWTVRKGLYAAVAGNRPSGTTALLEDVVVPVGALGQTCSELAELFVRHGYQDSVIFGHAKDGNIHFMLNEQFAGGTQTARYEAFTDDMVDVVLGHQGSLKAEHGTGRIMAPFVARQYGQELYEVMVAVKQLCDPDAVLNPGVVLSETPRAYVQDLKQSPTVEEEVDRCVECGYCEPICPSRDLTLTPRKRIALRREITAARQAGNTALADELTKSYRYQGIETCAVDGLCSVNCPLDINTADLVRRLRAEGHGNASQAAWNALARNWGGLTAIGGVAMNVAAAVPPVATGVTDLGRAVVGTDNLQRWTSDLPRGGKRRTPRTSTGPAAVWFPACIHSLFGAAEGGPGVGPAIDALLARTATAVDIPEGINGLCCGTPWSSKGFTRGHATMREKALPILWEATDHGRLPVVVDGASCTEGVLKFQHTDPDQAYGELTIIDAVEFVADRLLDDLVVTHPYDTVVLHNTCSMTHLGLNAAARAIAEKIASSVIVPVATGCCAFAGDRGMLHPELTASATTGEAAEVAARVGQGTGRTAYASANRTCEVGMTRATGQTYHHILELLDLATRP, via the coding sequence ATGACGACGACGGCGACGGCGCACGACCACCCCACCCTGCTCGGATCCGCTGGGATGTACTCCGACAGTGAGTTCGACCGACGCGCCCTGGCACATGATGCCTCCCATTACCTCGTCGTGCCGCAGATCGTGGCCACCCCACGGTCCGCCGACGACATCGGCGCCCTCTTCCGTACGGCCCGGGCCGGTGGCCTGCCGCTCACCTTCCGATCCGGCGGGACCAGCCTGTCCGGTCAGGCCCAGGGCCGCGGCATCCTGGCCGACACCCGGGCCAGCTTCCGCGGCATCGAGGTGCTCGACGACGGCGCCCGGGTGCGGGTGCAGCCCGGCGCGACGGTCCGGGCGGTCAACACCGTGTTGCGGCCGTACGGTCGCAAGATCGGTCCCGACCCGGCCTCCGAGGTGGCCTGCACGATCGGTGGTGTGGTGGCCAACAACTCCTCCGGGATGGCCTGTGGCACCGAGTTCAACACCTACCGGACACTGGAGTCGATGGTGCTGGTGCTGCCCTCGGGCACCGTCCTCGACACCGGCGCGCCGGACGCCGAGGAGAAGCTGCGTCGACTGGAGCCGGCGCTGTACGCCGGTCTCGACGGGCTGCGCGACCGGGTCCGATCCCGGAAGGACTCGGTGGACACGATCCGCCAGCAGTTCTCCATGAAGAACACCATGGGCTACGGGTTGAACTCCTTCCTCGACCACGACCGTCCGGTCGACATCCTGGCCCACCTGATGATCGGTTCGGAGGGCACGCTCGGCTTCGTCGCCGAAGCGACGCTGCGTACGGTCGAGGTGCTGCCGCAGGTCACCACCGGCCTGATGGTCTTCGACACCATCGACCGGGCGATGACCGCGCTGCCCGACCTGGTGGCGTCCGGATTCGCGACCGTCGAGCTGATGGACTCGGTCAGCCTGCGGGTCGCCCAGACGCTGTCCGGCAGCCCGCGGGCGATCACCGACCTGCACGTCAAGGACCACTCGGCCCTGCTGGTCGAGTTCCACGGGCACACCCAGCAGGAACTCGCCGACAAGATCGCCGCCGCCCGCCCGGTCACCGACGCACTGGACCTCGCGGTGCCGTTCGGGATGGCCCAGGACGCCCGGAAGGCGGCCGAGCTGTGGACCGTCCGCAAGGGGCTCTACGCCGCCGTCGCCGGCAACCGGCCGAGCGGCACCACGGCCCTGCTGGAGGACGTCGTGGTGCCGGTCGGCGCACTCGGCCAGACCTGCTCCGAGCTGGCCGAGCTGTTCGTCCGGCACGGCTACCAGGACTCGGTGATCTTCGGTCATGCCAAGGACGGCAACATCCACTTCATGCTCAACGAGCAGTTCGCCGGCGGCACGCAGACCGCGCGCTACGAGGCGTTCACCGACGACATGGTCGACGTCGTCCTCGGCCACCAGGGCTCGCTGAAGGCCGAGCACGGCACCGGCCGGATCATGGCCCCCTTCGTCGCCCGCCAATACGGCCAGGAGCTGTACGAGGTGATGGTCGCCGTCAAGCAGCTGTGCGACCCCGACGCGGTGCTCAACCCCGGTGTGGTGCTGTCGGAGACCCCGCGGGCGTACGTCCAGGACCTCAAGCAGTCCCCCACCGTCGAGGAGGAGGTGGACCGCTGCGTGGAGTGCGGCTACTGCGAGCCGATCTGCCCCAGCCGCGACCTCACCCTCACCCCGCGCAAGCGGATCGCGCTGCGCCGCGAGATCACCGCCGCCCGGCAGGCCGGCAACACCGCCCTGGCCGACGAGCTGACGAAGAGCTACCGCTACCAGGGCATCGAGACCTGCGCGGTCGACGGGTTGTGTTCGGTCAACTGCCCGCTGGACATCAACACCGCCGACCTGGTCCGCCGGCTGCGCGCCGAGGGACACGGCAACGCCTCCCAGGCCGCCTGGAACGCCCTGGCCCGTAACTGGGGCGGGCTCACCGCGATCGGCGGGGTGGCGATGAACGTCGCCGCAGCAGTCCCGCCGGTGGCCACCGGTGTCACCGACCTCGGCCGGGCCGTCGTCGGCACCGACAACCTGCAGCGCTGGACCTCCGACCTGCCGCGCGGCGGGAAGCGGCGTACGCCCCGGACGTCCACCGGACCGGCGGCGGTGTGGTTCCCGGCCTGCATCCACAGCCTGTTCGGTGCCGCCGAGGGTGGCCCGGGCGTGGGCCCGGCGATCGACGCACTGCTCGCCCGGACCGCCACCGCCGTCGACATCCCCGAGGGGATCAACGGGCTGTGCTGCGGCACCCCGTGGTCGTCGAAGGGCTTCACCCGCGGCCATGCCACGATGCGGGAGAAGGCGCTGCCGATCCTGTGGGAGGCCACTGACCACGGCCGGCTGCCGGTCGTCGTCGACGGCGCCTCCTGCACCGAGGGTGTGCTGAAGTTCCAGCACACCGATCCCGACCAGGCGTACGGAGAGCTGACCATCATCGACGCCGTCGAGTTCGTCGCCGACCGGCTGCTCGACGACCTGGTGGTGACCCACCCGTACGACACCGTCGTGTTGCACAACACCTGTTCGATGACCCACCTCGGCCTGAACGCCGCCGCCCGCGCGATCGCCGAGAAGATCGCCTCGTCGGTGATCGTGCCGGTGGCCACCGGCTGCTGCGCCTTCGCCGGCGACCGCGGCATGCTCCACCCGGAGCTCACCGCCTCGGCGACGACGGGCGAGGCGGCCGAGGTGGCGGCCCGGGTCGGGCAGGGCACCGGGCGGACGGCGTACGCCTCCGCCAACCGCACCTGCGAGGTGGGGATGACCCGGGCGACCGGGCAGACCTACCACCACATCCTGGAGCTGCTGGACCTGGCGACCCGACCCTGA
- the tgt gene encoding tRNA guanosine(34) transglycosylase Tgt, producing MPADPSAFGFRREAELDNGRGRTGVISTPHGEIRTPAFVAVGTKATVKSVTPGQVEQLGAQAVLANAYHLYLQPGADIVDEAGGLGSFMNWPGPTFTDSGGFQVMSLGAGFKKVLAMDTTGLQNDDVIADGKTRRAFVDEDGVTFFSHLNGDQLRFTPEVSMQIQHRLGADIMFAFDELTTLMNTREYQVGSVERTRRWAQRCLVEHRQLTAERVGKPYQALFGVVQGAQYEDLRRSAARGLAEMAVDGRGFDGYGIGGALEKANLGTIVGWVSDELPADKPRHLLGISEPDDFFTAIENGADTFDCVQPSRVARNAALYTRDGRFNITRAENRRDFGPIDPDCDCYTCTHYSRAYLHHLFKAKEMLSATLATIHNERFTVRLVDDIRTSLEEGRFAEFRDEVLGRFYPKRHRHH from the coding sequence CTGCCTGCCGATCCTTCGGCGTTCGGTTTCCGTCGCGAGGCCGAGCTGGACAACGGACGGGGACGTACGGGGGTGATCTCGACCCCGCACGGCGAGATCCGCACCCCGGCGTTCGTCGCGGTCGGGACGAAGGCCACCGTCAAGTCCGTCACCCCCGGCCAGGTGGAACAGCTCGGGGCGCAGGCTGTGCTCGCCAACGCCTACCACCTCTATCTCCAGCCGGGCGCCGACATCGTCGACGAGGCGGGCGGTCTGGGCAGCTTCATGAACTGGCCGGGGCCGACCTTCACCGACTCGGGCGGCTTCCAGGTGATGAGCCTGGGCGCCGGATTCAAGAAGGTCCTGGCGATGGACACCACCGGCCTGCAGAACGACGACGTGATCGCCGACGGCAAGACCCGGCGCGCCTTCGTCGACGAGGACGGCGTGACGTTCTTCTCCCACCTCAACGGCGACCAATTGCGCTTCACCCCCGAGGTGTCGATGCAGATCCAGCACCGGCTGGGCGCCGACATCATGTTCGCCTTCGATGAACTGACCACGCTGATGAACACCCGGGAGTATCAGGTGGGGTCGGTGGAGCGGACCCGTCGCTGGGCGCAGCGATGCCTGGTCGAGCACCGGCAGTTGACCGCGGAGCGGGTCGGCAAGCCCTATCAGGCGCTGTTCGGGGTGGTGCAGGGCGCCCAGTACGAGGACCTGCGCCGGTCTGCCGCGCGGGGCCTGGCCGAGATGGCGGTCGACGGGCGGGGATTCGACGGGTACGGGATCGGGGGTGCGCTGGAGAAGGCGAACCTCGGCACCATCGTCGGCTGGGTCAGCGACGAACTGCCCGCCGACAAGCCGCGGCACCTGCTGGGCATCTCCGAGCCGGACGACTTCTTCACCGCGATCGAGAACGGCGCGGACACCTTCGACTGCGTCCAGCCGTCACGGGTGGCGCGCAACGCGGCCCTCTACACCCGCGACGGCCGGTTCAACATCACCCGGGCGGAGAATCGGCGCGACTTCGGACCGATCGACCCGGACTGCGACTGCTACACCTGCACCCACTACTCGCGGGCGTATCTGCACCACCTGTTCAAGGCCAAGGAGATGCTCTCGGCGACCTTGGCGACGATCCACAACGAGCGGTTCACCGTACGCCTCGTCGACGACATCCGTACGTCCCTCGAGGAGGGCCGCTTCGCCGAGTTCCGCGACGAGGTGCTCGGCCGGTTCTACCCGAAGCGCCACCGGCACCACTGA
- a CDS encoding sulfate ABC transporter ATP-binding protein, with amino-acid sequence MSIEIRGVSKHFGDFNALTDIDLTIPTGDLTALLGPSGGGKSTLLRIIAGLEHADAGSVAIAGVDATGVPARKRDVGFVFQHYAAFRHLTVAENVAFGLRIRKQPKHQVSARVAEMLELVHLEQFADRLPSQLSGGQRQRMALARALAISPRVLLLDEPFGALDAKVRKELRDWLRRLHDEVHVTTVFVTHDQEEALEVAHHLVVINQGRIEQVGTSDQLYDAPANAFVMGFLGPVTTYEDTLIRPHDLGISTHPTDRTGERGGWVTRINRVGFEVQVEVEVDGSTTPALVALTRREAVREGLDAAHRVWVHPVPGAIRVPVPVVAPTPADASDSRPITVP; translated from the coding sequence ATGAGCATCGAGATCCGCGGAGTCTCCAAGCACTTCGGCGACTTCAACGCCCTGACCGATATCGACCTCACCATCCCCACCGGCGACCTGACCGCCCTCCTCGGCCCCAGTGGTGGCGGCAAGTCCACCCTGTTGCGGATCATCGCCGGACTGGAGCACGCCGACGCCGGCAGCGTCGCGATCGCCGGGGTCGACGCCACCGGGGTGCCGGCGCGGAAGCGCGACGTGGGTTTCGTCTTCCAGCACTACGCCGCCTTCCGCCACCTCACGGTCGCCGAAAACGTCGCCTTCGGCCTGCGGATCCGCAAACAGCCGAAGCACCAGGTGAGCGCCCGGGTCGCAGAGATGCTGGAACTGGTCCACCTCGAGCAGTTCGCCGACCGACTGCCCTCCCAACTGTCCGGTGGCCAGCGCCAGCGGATGGCCCTGGCCCGCGCACTGGCGATCAGCCCCCGCGTGTTGCTGCTCGACGAGCCGTTCGGTGCGCTCGACGCCAAGGTCCGCAAGGAACTGCGCGACTGGCTGCGCCGCCTGCACGACGAGGTGCATGTCACCACTGTCTTCGTCACGCACGACCAGGAGGAGGCCCTTGAGGTGGCGCATCACCTGGTGGTGATCAACCAGGGCCGCATCGAGCAGGTGGGCACCTCCGACCAGCTCTACGACGCACCCGCCAACGCCTTCGTGATGGGCTTCCTCGGGCCGGTGACCACCTACGAGGACACCCTGATCCGCCCGCACGACCTCGGGATCAGCACCCATCCCACCGATCGGACGGGCGAACGCGGTGGCTGGGTGACCCGGATCAACCGGGTGGGCTTCGAGGTCCAGGTCGAGGTCGAGGTGGATGGGTCGACCACCCCGGCGTTGGTCGCCCTGACCCGCCGGGAGGCGGTCCGGGAGGGGCTGGACGCGGCCCACCGGGTGTGGGTGCACCCGGTCCCCGGTGCGATCCGGGTGCCCGTCCCGGTCGTCGCACCCACCCCAGCGGACGCCTCCGACTCCCGGCCGATCACCGTTCCCTGA